The following proteins come from a genomic window of Paramisgurnus dabryanus chromosome 19, PD_genome_1.1, whole genome shotgun sequence:
- the ptpn2b gene encoding tyrosine-protein phosphatase non-receptor type 2: MDQEFEDMDSESRWQNLYLEIRNQSHECAFKVAKYPENRNRNRYRDVSPFDHSRVKLENTENDYINASLVVMEEAQRRYILTQGPLRNTCGHFWLMIWEQKTKAVIMLNRVIEKGSEKCAQYWPTQEEREMSFRDTRFVVTLVSEDVKSYYTIRLLELQNGNTGETREIYHFHYTTWPDFGVPDSPASFLNFLFKVRESGSLGMDQGPAVVHCSAGIGRSGTFSLVDTSLVLMDRRKDPLAVDIKKILLDMRKYRMGLIQTPDQLRFSYMAVLEGAKYIMGDSSVQKQWQELSREDQEPLSESPPPPQPPKCMERFNGNKLSRLEDGMDTKTTKKTGLETPNKEPDKDAGTHGRKRPRDEKMPNSTQKSQKQTKPRINDPDKKRKRAKTTSDSQLHGNLS; this comes from the exons ATGGATCAGGAGTTTGAGGATATGGATTCAGAGAGCCGCTGGCAAAACCTTTATTTA GAGATACGCAACCAGTCACACGAGTGTGCTTTCAAAGTAGCCAAGTATCCAGAGAATCGCAACCGCAACAGATACAGAGACGTCAGCCCAT TTGACCACAGTCGGGTGAAATTAGAAAACACAGAGAATGACTACATCAATGCCAGCCTGGTGGTAATGGAAGAGGCTCAAAGAAGGTACATCCTTACCCAG GGTCCTTTGAGAAACACATGTGGTCATTTTTGGCTGATGATCTGGGAACAGAAGACCAAAGCAGTTATCATGCTCAACAGAGTAATAGAGAAAGGCTCG GAAAAGTGTGCACAATACTGGCCAACACAAGAGGAGCGTGAGATGTCGTTCCGTGACACCCGCTTTGTGGTAACACTAGTGTCAGAAGATGTCAAATCATATTACACCATCAGACTGCTGGAACTGCAGAATGGAAAT ACAGGGGAGACAAGAGAGATCTACCACTTTCATTATACCACATGGCCAGACTTTGGCGTCCCAGATTCCCCTGCCAGTTTCCTGAACTTCCTGTTTAAGGTGCGAGAGTCTGGATCACTCGGGATGGACCAAGGTCCGGCAGTGGTCCACTGCAGTGCAGGAATCGGGCGCTCTGGAACGTTCTCTCTGGTCGACACCTCTCTTGTCTTA atgGACAGGAGGAAAGACCCATTGGCGGTAGACATCAAAAAGATTCTGCTGGATATGCGGAAGTACCGGATGGGTCTGATTCAGACTCCCGACCAGCTGCGTTTCTCCTACATGGCTGTGCTGGAAGGAGCCAAATACATTATGGGAGACTCCTCTGTTCAG AAACAGTGGCAAGAGCTCTCCAGAGAGGACCAGGAGCCTCTGTCCGAGTCCCCTCCGCCACCGCAGCCTCCTAAGTGCATGGAGCGCTTTAACGGCAACAAGCTGTCTCGTCTGGAGGATGGTATggacacaaaaacaacaaagaaaACAGGTCTGGAGACCCCCAATAAAGAGCCAGACAAAGATGCTGGAACACA TGGTCGTAAGAGGCCGAGGGATGAGAAGATGCCCAATTCTACACAGAAGAGTCAGAAACAGACGAAACCCAGGATCAACGACCCGGATAAGAAAAGGAAAAG AGCAAAAACAACCAGTGACTCTCAACTTCATGGCAACCTCAGCTAG
- the psmg2 gene encoding proteasome assembly chaperone 2, which produces MFISTGDDVPSFKGFTLIMPAVSVGNVGQLAADLIISTLNMPRVGYFHTDCLIPMAGNNPYATSTEDAFQLSTNADVYSHSDLKLVVLQIRAPIIQTRVRSFRKLLVSWMKSCGFLRTVLLSSSHAYQRDDQQLFGISVRYLLTPSLHKVEGKRVEELGWREMERISVFPDISDSEQRLYIPGGGITKALYTDCCAEDISMAVVLIFCSEGDNIPDAYTLINKVNDWLHLLEKPTQGSVQWRVPPSWSLLFGSGIPPLLF; this is translated from the exons ATGTTTATATCAACGGGGGACGATGTTCCTTCTTTCAAAGGCTTTACTTTGATTATG CCTGCAGTATCTGTTGGAAATGTGGGGCAGCTCGCAGCGGATCTCATCATCTCAACACTGAACATGCCCAGAGTGGGATACTTCCACACAGACTGTCTCATTCCTATGGCTGGCAATAACCCTTATGCTACATCTACTGAAGATGCATTCCAACTTAGTACCAACGCAGATG TATACTCCCACAGTGACTTAAAACTGGTTGTACTGCAGATACGGGCACCTATCATCCAG ACAAGGGTGAGATCATTCAGAAAGTTGCTTGTTTCCTGGATGAAGAGTTGTGGATTCCTCAGAACTGTGCTTCTGTCCAGCAGTCATGCTTATCAGAGAGATGACCAACAACTTTTTGG CATTTCTGTGCGGTACCTGTTGACGCCGTCTCTTCATAAGGTGGAAGGCAAGAGAGTAGAAGAACTGGGCTGGAGGGAGATGGAGAGAATAAGTGTGTTCCCCGACATATCAGACTCAGAGCAGCGACTCTATATTCCTGGAGGAGGAATCACCAAAGCCCTTTACACAGACTG ctGTGCAGAAGACATCTCTATGGCTGTCGTGCTGATCTTCTGTTCAGAAGGGGACAACATTCCTGATGCTTATACCCTTATTAACAAAGTCAATGACTGGCTACATCTGCTAGAAAAACCT acACAGGGCTCTGTGCAGTGGAGGGTTCCTCCCTCATGGAGTCTGCTGTTCGGCAGTGGTATCCCACCTCTTCTCTTCTGA